From a single Acidobacteriota bacterium genomic region:
- a CDS encoding tetratricopeptide repeat protein, with amino-acid sequence MMSRKRNSYFFACPAIMSCIAVAFLTMASLNSQETGSKATPRRSDVILLEGKVLLADGAPLRSTADDEQQKLIRGLIQAVAELRDAAVVTIDYPMDVSIFPPEIIAPTFLWHDASPKVDRWLVDIAISTGKETGESHIYVLVLAMAPPKGEIDQSCIAVTNEIYKPTPYQASARAWKPGEDLWNTIKHNSVEKPATITFYGYQSSDARILSRGKMVLSTSRDPVGAPIFYRDVPLMPSKGKDGVIKPLDQTALPLIAWRLKDISRPDSRVLLKDMPTCANCHSFSDHGKTLAMDLDGPDGDKGAYAIVDIGPQTVIRDRNVITWNAFEGKPKDRLTLGFLARISPDGRYVISTVNDSLYVRNFTDYRFLQVFYPTRGILAYYSRATGEIKSLPGADDPNYVHCNPVWTPDGKTIIFLRAKARNSYDTSSPVAIYAGDPNETPILFDMYRIPFNEGQGGHPEPIRGAWNNGMSNSFPKVSPDGKWIVFVKSKNGLLMRPDGKLWIVPVAGGEARLMRCNLPTMNSWHSFSPNGRWLVFSSKSNTPYTQMFLTHIDESGNDSPPILIENSTAANRAVNIPEFVNISYNSFLSILVPAVDHYQYFQRGNKLAMESRHREAVAEFEKALKGESKDWRINDWRIHDSLSKVLLQLGETDRAEEHIRESLKLNPDNAEMHGNLGFIMFARGNLEQARKNLDVALKLSPKTPKLWYDRATIRMSAGDYGGGIEDYSQAIQLDGAYTDAYNGRGVALLAQGDAAGALADFNKAIMLDPKNPTPWYFRAKIHKDREEFSEALNDCVKAKEVCPPDSPHLKEIQDLHREILELLRNKKQASR; translated from the coding sequence ATGATGAGTAGAAAAAGAAATAGCTATTTCTTTGCATGCCCTGCCATTATGAGCTGCATTGCCGTGGCCTTTTTGACGATGGCTTCCTTGAACAGTCAGGAAACCGGGAGCAAAGCGACTCCGCGGCGTAGCGATGTAATCCTGCTGGAAGGGAAGGTATTACTTGCAGACGGAGCACCGTTGAGATCCACAGCAGACGACGAGCAACAGAAGTTGATCAGAGGACTCATCCAGGCAGTGGCTGAATTGCGTGACGCCGCCGTGGTAACGATCGACTACCCGATGGATGTCTCGATCTTCCCGCCGGAGATAATCGCTCCGACGTTCCTCTGGCACGATGCGTCTCCAAAGGTCGACCGCTGGCTTGTCGATATTGCAATTAGCACTGGAAAAGAGACAGGAGAATCTCACATCTACGTACTGGTTCTCGCCATGGCACCGCCAAAGGGAGAGATCGACCAGAGCTGCATCGCAGTCACCAACGAAATTTATAAGCCGACTCCTTACCAGGCATCCGCCAGGGCATGGAAGCCCGGAGAAGACCTCTGGAATACAATAAAACACAACTCCGTGGAGAAGCCTGCAACAATCACTTTTTACGGTTATCAAAGCAGCGATGCACGAATCCTCTCACGCGGTAAGATGGTTTTAAGCACGTCAAGAGATCCAGTCGGTGCGCCGATCTTCTACCGTGATGTGCCGCTCATGCCCTCGAAGGGGAAAGATGGCGTAATCAAGCCGCTGGATCAGACTGCATTGCCGCTGATCGCCTGGCGACTGAAGGACATCTCTCGCCCCGATAGTCGCGTTCTTCTGAAAGACATGCCAACATGCGCAAACTGTCATAGTTTCTCCGATCATGGAAAGACGCTGGCGATGGACCTCGATGGCCCTGATGGCGACAAAGGGGCATATGCAATCGTTGACATTGGACCCCAGACTGTGATTCGCGACAGGAATGTTATCACCTGGAATGCATTCGAGGGGAAACCGAAAGACCGCCTGACTCTCGGTTTCCTGGCACGGATCAGCCCCGATGGACGATACGTCATCTCGACCGTCAACGATTCTCTCTATGTAAGAAATTTTACTGACTACAGATTCCTCCAGGTCTTCTATCCGACGCGGGGAATCCTCGCCTACTATTCTCGCGCAACTGGAGAGATCAAATCTCTGCCAGGTGCCGATGACCCGAATTACGTCCACTGCAACCCGGTCTGGACTCCTGACGGCAAGACCATCATCTTTCTTCGAGCGAAGGCCCGTAATTCCTACGATACAAGCAGCCCTGTAGCAATCTATGCCGGTGATCCCAACGAAACGCCTATCTTATTCGACATGTATCGCATTCCGTTCAACGAGGGGCAGGGTGGTCATCCAGAGCCTATCAGGGGAGCATGGAACAACGGCATGAGCAACTCATTTCCCAAGGTCTCCCCGGATGGAAAGTGGATCGTCTTCGTCAAGAGCAAGAATGGCTTGTTGATGCGTCCCGATGGTAAGTTGTGGATCGTGCCGGTAGCAGGCGGAGAAGCGCGTCTGATGCGGTGTAACCTCCCGACGATGAACTCCTGGCACAGCTTTTCCCCCAACGGACGATGGCTCGTCTTTTCCTCAAAGAGCAACACGCCATACACGCAGATGTTTCTGACGCACATCGACGAATCCGGAAACGATAGCCCGCCCATCCTTATCGAAAATAGCACTGCTGCTAACCGGGCCGTTAACATCCCCGAGTTTGTAAACATCTCCTACAATTCATTCCTCAGCATACTGGTGCCTGCGGTCGATCATTACCAGTACTTCCAACGTGGCAACAAGCTGGCGATGGAGAGCCGGCACCGTGAAGCGGTTGCAGAGTTCGAGAAGGCTTTGAAAGGTGAATCGAAAGACTGGAGGATCAACGACTGGAGGATCCACGATAGTCTCAGCAAGGTCTTGCTGCAGCTCGGAGAGACCGACCGCGCCGAGGAGCACATCCGCGAGTCACTTAAATTGAACCCCGACAACGCGGAGATGCATGGCAACCTCGGCTTTATCATGTTTGCAAGAGGTAATCTGGAACAGGCCCGAAAGAACCTGGACGTCGCACTCAAGCTTTCTCCTAAAACCCCCAAGCTCTGGTATGACAGGGCAACGATACGGATGTCCGCCGGGGATTATGGCGGCGGCATCGAGGATTATTCACAGGCCATTCAACTGGATGGTGCATATACCGACGCTTACAACGGTCGTGGCGTAGCGTTGCTTGCACAGGGTGATGCTGCTGGAGCACTGGCTGATTTCAACAAGGCTATCATGCTGGATCCAAAGAATCCGACCCCATGGTATTTCCGGGCGAAGATCCACAAGGATAGAGAAGAATTCTCTGAGGCACTGAACGATTGCGTGAAGGCTAAGGAGGTCTGCCCCCCTGATTCACCTCATCTGAAAGAGATACAGGATCTCCACCGT
- the aroF gene encoding 3-deoxy-7-phosphoheptulonate synthase: protein MNEGLPELNILRKNWPEYADSSAMHKVKVRDITIGGPRRVIIAGPCAVESLEQTLTVATIAKKAGAHLLRGGAYKPRTNPHSFQGLGLEGLKILDEVRRQTGLGFVTEVLDPRLVEQVASYADMLQIGSRSMQNFPLLTEVGRGSRPVLLKRGWSATIEEWLCAAEYIAKEGNRNVVLCERGIRTSCHWSYANYLLDLNVIEPLRKATPLPVIVDPSHAAGDWNLVASLSRAAISAGADGLLIEVVDSEERRAELKSDRGQGVPPEVFIKIVDDIRKIEN, encoded by the coding sequence ATGAATGAAGGCTTGCCGGAGCTCAACATCCTGAGGAAGAACTGGCCGGAATATGCCGACTCTTCAGCGATGCACAAGGTAAAAGTCCGTGACATTACTATTGGGGGCCCACGCCGGGTTATCATAGCCGGGCCGTGCGCCGTCGAATCGCTCGAACAGACGCTCACAGTCGCTACAATCGCGAAGAAAGCCGGTGCTCATCTGCTTCGAGGCGGAGCTTACAAGCCCCGGACCAATCCTCATTCCTTTCAGGGCCTCGGGTTGGAAGGTCTTAAGATTCTCGACGAAGTCCGCCGCCAGACCGGCCTGGGCTTCGTCACCGAGGTTCTGGATCCGCGCCTCGTGGAGCAGGTAGCCTCTTATGCCGACATGCTACAGATCGGCTCACGTTCCATGCAAAACTTCCCCCTCCTGACCGAAGTCGGGCGCGGTTCAAGGCCCGTGCTGCTGAAGAGGGGCTGGAGTGCCACGATCGAGGAATGGCTCTGTGCCGCGGAATACATCGCAAAAGAAGGAAACAGGAACGTTGTCCTCTGCGAGAGAGGCATCCGCACATCATGCCATTGGAGTTATGCAAACTATCTTCTCGATCTTAACGTCATCGAACCACTTCGCAAGGCTACTCCCCTTCCGGTCATTGTTGATCCATCTCATGCCGCGGGTGATTGGAACCTGGTCGCCTCATTGAGCCGGGCAGCAATTTCAGCCGGAGCCGATGGTCTGCTCATTGAAGTGGTGGATTCAGAAGAACGCCGGGCAGAACTCAAATCCGACCGGGGACAGGGTGTCCCACCGGAAGTCTTCATAAAAATAGTTGATGACATCCGAAAGATTGAGAATTGA